The following proteins are co-located in the Trichormus variabilis 0441 genome:
- the csaB gene encoding polysaccharide pyruvyl transferase CsaB, whose protein sequence is MRALLSGYYGKGNGGDEALLATLLQMLPSHVTPVVLSGNPEETSDRYGVESHNRMSLTSVLPALRSCDAFIWGGGSLIQDVTSSISPFYYGGLMALAQKMGLKTVAWAQGIGPLVRPQTRWLAQHNFSGCTTVSVRDRVSAALLADWQIPYILAPDPVWALQAKPFPELANLPTPRIAVTLRNHPQLTAPRLANLTQALVSLQKSTQAFILLLPFQKSEDLAIAQAIQPQLKDVSEIVCIEDPQILKGVFRGVEMAIGMRLHSLIMAASEGCRCFALSYDPKINRLMEDLAIPGWDLANLPDNANVISKTWIDFYTNAQPLASEKITTLVEGAFMHRELLRKALGRIN, encoded by the coding sequence ATGCGGGCATTATTATCTGGGTATTACGGTAAGGGAAATGGTGGTGACGAAGCTTTATTGGCAACGCTTCTGCAAATGTTACCATCTCATGTTACGCCTGTGGTGCTGTCTGGAAATCCAGAAGAAACTAGCGATCGCTATGGTGTAGAATCTCACAATCGGATGTCTCTAACATCTGTGTTGCCAGCTTTACGTTCTTGTGATGCTTTTATTTGGGGTGGCGGGAGTCTAATTCAGGATGTCACCAGCAGTATCAGTCCTTTTTACTATGGGGGACTGATGGCGTTAGCGCAGAAAATGGGTTTAAAGACTGTAGCTTGGGCGCAAGGGATTGGCCCCCTAGTGCGTCCCCAGACTCGCTGGTTAGCACAACATAATTTTTCTGGTTGCACAACAGTTAGTGTACGCGATCGCGTGAGTGCTGCATTATTAGCTGATTGGCAGATTCCTTATATACTTGCACCAGACCCAGTTTGGGCGTTACAGGCAAAACCATTCCCAGAACTTGCCAATTTACCTACCCCTAGAATTGCCGTCACCTTAAGAAACCATCCCCAATTAACAGCGCCACGGTTAGCTAACTTAACTCAAGCCTTGGTGAGTCTGCAAAAATCTACCCAAGCTTTTATTTTATTACTGCCATTTCAAAAAAGCGAAGATTTAGCGATCGCTCAAGCAATACAACCTCAATTAAAAGATGTTAGCGAAATTGTGTGTATAGAAGACCCACAGATTTTAAAAGGTGTATTTCGTGGTGTTGAAATGGCGATCGGTATGAGGCTACACAGTCTAATTATGGCAGCAAGTGAAGGTTGTCGCTGTTTTGCCTTGAGTTATGACCCCAAAATCAATCGTTTAATGGAAGATTTGGCAATACCTGGATGGGATTTAGCCAATCTACCAGATAACGCCAATGTCATTAGTAAAACATGGATAGATTTCTACACTAACGCTCAACCTTTAGCATCTGAGAAAATCACAACCCTAGTAGAAGGTGCTTTTATGCACAGAGAATTATTGAGGAAAGCACTAGGGCGCATCAATTAG
- a CDS encoding NblA/ycf18 family protein — MNQPIELSLEQQFSIRSFATQVQNMSHDQAKDFLVKLYEQMVVREATYQELLKHQWGLDSGSTPA; from the coding sequence ATGAACCAACCAATCGAATTGTCATTGGAACAACAATTCAGCATTCGTTCATTTGCCACCCAAGTACAGAACATGAGTCATGATCAAGCCAAAGATTTTTTAGTCAAACTTTACGAGCAAATGGTTGTCCGTGAAGCCACATATCAAGAGCTACTCAAGCATCAGTGGGGCTTAGATTCTGGTTCCACTCCGGCATAG
- the petC gene encoding cytochrome b6-f complex iron-sulfur subunit, protein MDDTLNQLNPSMSRRQLLNFFTGAIVAATASAAIYPATKFFMPPAESTDAEGGVLAKDKIGHPIPASQILVQASGTRALIAGLAGEPTYLTVREDGTLDPMGIVNNCTHLGCTFPWNPVDQQFQCPCHGSRYDAQGSVERGPANRPLKLVHVQVKDDYIWISSWQETDPRTGEKPWWV, encoded by the coding sequence ATGGACGATACCTTAAATCAGCTCAATCCTTCCATGTCCAGGCGGCAACTCCTGAATTTCTTCACTGGGGCTATTGTGGCAGCTACGGCTAGTGCGGCCATATATCCAGCGACTAAGTTTTTTATGCCTCCAGCCGAAAGTACGGACGCAGAAGGTGGTGTTCTCGCTAAAGACAAAATCGGTCATCCCATCCCAGCCAGCCAAATTTTAGTCCAAGCATCAGGAACACGGGCTTTAATTGCTGGACTAGCTGGTGAGCCTACCTATTTAACTGTTAGGGAAGATGGCACTCTTGATCCGATGGGTATTGTTAATAACTGTACTCATTTGGGTTGTACCTTCCCTTGGAATCCTGTTGATCAACAGTTTCAATGTCCTTGTCACGGTTCACGCTATGATGCCCAAGGTTCCGTAGAACGTGGACCTGCTAACCGTCCTCTGAAGTTGGTTCACGTCCAGGTTAAAGATGATTACATTTGGATTTCATCTTGGCAAGAAACAGACCCCCGTACTGGTGAAAAACCTTGGTGGGTTTAA
- a CDS encoding DUF2499 domain-containing protein, whose product MNVLSIPTWIIHVSSVIEWIAAIWLIWTYGELTANRSWWGLSLAMLPALVSAMCACTWHYFDNSESLEWIVTLQATMTLVGNFTLLAAAWLIWRSAKIEVRD is encoded by the coding sequence ATGAACGTTCTCTCAATTCCCACCTGGATTATTCATGTTTCTAGCGTTATCGAGTGGATTGCCGCTATTTGGTTAATCTGGACTTATGGCGAACTCACTGCTAACCGCAGTTGGTGGGGATTGTCCCTAGCAATGTTACCAGCCTTGGTTAGTGCTATGTGTGCTTGTACATGGCATTATTTCGATAACTCCGAATCTCTAGAATGGATAGTGACACTGCAAGCAACCATGACTTTAGTAGGGAATTTTACCCTGTTGGCAGCAGCATGGTTGATTTGGCGTTCTGCGAAAATAGAGGTTAGGGATTAG
- the hisA gene encoding 1-(5-phosphoribosyl)-5-[(5-phosphoribosylamino)methylideneamino]imidazole-4-carboxamide isomerase, whose product MDVIPAIDLLEGRCVRLYQGDYDRSQVFSENPVDVAKQWVDEGATRLHIVDLDGAKAGKVVNLGAIEAIAQAISIPIEIGGGLRDRSSVEQVFNLGVQWAILGTVAVEQPQLVQELCQQYPGQIIIGIDARNGLVATRGWLETSEVLATQLAVQMQEMGAAAIIYTDIHRDGTLAGPNLDALRELAAAISIPVIASGGVSSVTDLLSLLALEPQGVTGVIVGRALYTGDINLKEALQAIGPGRIQDIPPNLDFSSFA is encoded by the coding sequence ATGGATGTTATTCCAGCAATTGATTTACTAGAAGGTCGTTGTGTGCGACTCTATCAAGGAGACTACGATCGCTCACAAGTGTTTAGTGAAAATCCGGTTGATGTTGCTAAACAGTGGGTAGATGAGGGTGCAACACGTCTGCACATAGTAGATTTAGATGGTGCGAAAGCAGGTAAAGTAGTAAATCTAGGAGCAATTGAAGCGATCGCTCAAGCTATTTCTATACCTATTGAAATTGGTGGCGGATTGCGCGATCGTTCCAGTGTGGAACAAGTATTTAATTTAGGTGTACAGTGGGCAATTCTCGGTACTGTCGCCGTAGAACAACCCCAGCTTGTACAAGAACTCTGTCAACAATACCCCGGACAAATTATTATCGGTATAGATGCTCGTAACGGACTAGTAGCTACTCGTGGTTGGTTAGAGACATCTGAAGTTTTAGCAACTCAATTGGCTGTACAGATGCAGGAAATGGGTGCAGCCGCCATCATTTACACAGATATCCACCGTGACGGGACTCTCGCAGGCCCAAATTTAGACGCATTGCGAGAACTAGCAGCCGCCATTTCCATCCCTGTGATTGCATCTGGTGGAGTGAGTTCTGTCACCGATTTGTTGAGTTTGTTGGCGTTGGAACCCCAAGGCGTGACTGGTGTGATTGTGGGACGTGCATTGTATACAGGTGATATTAACTTAAAAGAGGCATTGCAGGCGATCGGGCCAGGACGTATTCAAGACATACCACCGAATTTAGACTTCTCTTCCTTTGCTTAA
- a CDS encoding DUF3593 domain-containing protein: protein MSKETLFALSLFPYLGFLWFIHRSQLMPRLALYGFYGTLVFVGVTIPAGIYAKVHYGEALANVDWLHGGAEVFLTLSNILIVVGFAQAVRQLKVKN, encoded by the coding sequence ATGTCTAAAGAAACCCTATTTGCCCTATCCCTATTTCCCTATTTGGGTTTCTTGTGGTTTATCCACCGCAGTCAGCTGATGCCTCGTTTAGCCCTATATGGATTTTACGGTACTCTTGTTTTTGTAGGTGTGACTATTCCCGCCGGCATTTATGCCAAAGTTCATTATGGTGAAGCCTTAGCAAACGTAGACTGGTTACACGGTGGTGCGGAAGTATTTTTGACTCTTTCTAATATCTTGATTGTAGTGGGTTTCGCACAAGCTGTCAGACAACTAAAAGTGAAAAACTAA
- a CDS encoding ABC1 kinase family protein — protein sequence METNYSDKAYRWNRENYSSKRRFVDIWSFVLTLMFKLWRYNKSWSYPGGVTEAKQAARRKAQAVWIRNTLLDLGPTFIKVGQLFSTRADIFPGEYVEELAKLQDKVPAFGYEQVEKIVEQELGKKIPELFHSFEPIPLAAASLGQVHKAVLHSGESVVVKVQRPGLKKLFEIDLRILKGIARYFQSHPKWGRGRDWMGIYEECCRILWEEIDYLNEGRNADTFRRNFRGYEWVKVPKVYWRYASPRVLTLEYLPGIKISQYEAIEAAGLDRKVLARQGAQAYLLQLLNNGFFHADPHPGNIAVSADGALIFYDFGMMGQIKSNIREGLMQTLFGIAQKDGDRVVQSLIDLGAIAPVDDMGPVRRSVQYMLDNFMDKPFENQSVAAISDDLYEIAYNQPFRFPATFTFVMRAFSTLEGVGKGLDPEFNFMEVAQPYAMQLMTDMNGSDSNSFLNELSRQAVQVSTTAFGLPRRLEDTLEKLERGDMRLRVRSIESERLLRRQGNIQIGIGYALIISGFTLSATILLVNHYVWLALLAGLIAAAVSVMLIRLLLRLDRYDRMY from the coding sequence ATGGAAACCAATTATTCAGATAAGGCTTACCGTTGGAATCGGGAAAACTACTCTAGCAAGCGGCGCTTTGTGGACATTTGGTCTTTTGTCTTGACCTTAATGTTCAAGCTTTGGCGCTACAACAAATCTTGGAGTTATCCTGGCGGTGTCACGGAAGCAAAACAGGCTGCAAGACGTAAAGCTCAAGCAGTCTGGATTCGTAATACTCTGCTGGATTTGGGGCCAACCTTCATTAAAGTCGGGCAGCTATTTTCTACCCGTGCAGATATATTCCCTGGCGAATATGTAGAAGAGTTGGCAAAGCTACAAGACAAAGTGCCAGCATTTGGCTATGAGCAAGTTGAAAAAATAGTTGAGCAAGAATTAGGTAAAAAAATTCCCGAACTCTTTCACAGTTTTGAGCCAATCCCTCTAGCCGCAGCTAGTTTGGGACAAGTACACAAGGCTGTATTGCATAGTGGGGAATCTGTCGTTGTTAAAGTACAGCGACCAGGATTAAAAAAGTTATTTGAGATAGATTTACGAATTCTTAAAGGCATTGCCCGTTACTTTCAAAGCCATCCCAAATGGGGACGAGGACGGGATTGGATGGGGATTTACGAAGAATGTTGCCGGATTCTTTGGGAAGAGATTGACTATCTCAACGAAGGTCGCAACGCCGACACTTTTCGGCGGAACTTTCGCGGCTATGAATGGGTAAAAGTCCCCAAGGTTTATTGGCGTTATGCTTCGCCACGGGTATTAACTTTGGAGTACCTACCAGGGATCAAAATCAGCCAATATGAAGCCATAGAAGCCGCAGGATTAGACCGGAAGGTCTTGGCTCGTCAAGGCGCTCAAGCCTACCTATTGCAACTGCTCAATAACGGATTTTTCCATGCCGATCCCCATCCAGGTAATATTGCGGTTAGTGCCGATGGAGCCTTAATCTTCTATGACTTCGGTATGATGGGGCAGATTAAATCAAATATCCGCGAAGGGCTAATGCAAACGTTGTTTGGTATCGCTCAAAAAGATGGCGATCGCGTAGTCCAGTCTCTCATAGATTTGGGAGCGATCGCACCCGTAGATGATATGGGGCCAGTGCGGCGTTCGGTGCAGTATATGCTCGACAACTTCATGGATAAACCCTTTGAAAATCAATCTGTAGCCGCGATTAGTGATGATTTATACGAAATAGCTTATAATCAACCATTTAGATTTCCTGCAACTTTCACTTTTGTGATGCGTGCTTTTTCCACCCTTGAAGGGGTAGGCAAAGGGTTAGATCCAGAGTTTAACTTTATGGAAGTTGCCCAACCATACGCAATGCAGCTTATGACCGATATGAATGGTTCAGATAGCAACAGCTTCCTCAACGAATTGAGCCGACAAGCAGTCCAAGTCAGTACCACGGCTTTTGGATTACCACGGAGATTGGAAGATACACTAGAAAAATTAGAGCGGGGAGATATGCGCTTGCGGGTACGTTCTATAGAATCAGAACGACTCCTCCGGCGACAAGGCAATATTCAGATAGGCATAGGTTATGCACTGATAATCAGTGGATTTACCCTTTCAGCAACTATTTTGTTAGTTAATCATTATGTATGGTTAGCACTGCTGGCTGGTTTAATTGCCGCAGCAGTGTCAGTAATGCTGATTCGACTGCTTCTCCGCCTAGATCGTTATGACCGTATGTATTAA
- a CDS encoding NAD(P)/FAD-dependent oxidoreductase, with amino-acid sequence MQISKINISERLDHVYDAIIVGGGAGGLSAGIYLQRYRLSSLIIDKGKARSFWMQELHNYLGLPPDTPGRVLLQQGKKHYESLAGDFLTAYVEEVVDEGDTFAVRVKVGRQNSTYFVLHSKYLIAASGIIDHLPSLENMQNVFEYAGYNLHVCMVCDGYEMIDKQCGFFAGSEASIEEMVFNLSWFTPYITIFTHGLFTVSTELRSKLQQYGYRLVETPIKRFLGQNHHMSGVELVDGTVVELETGLISMGSRYHNTYLQRIDLELKGGNLVTDKMCRTSHPRIFAIGDLKVGLNQVVIAAGDGALAATQIWRDIRRSFGVRCWQENLISNI; translated from the coding sequence ATGCAAATATCAAAGATTAATATTTCGGAACGTCTTGACCATGTTTATGATGCAATTATTGTTGGTGGTGGTGCTGGTGGTTTATCTGCTGGAATCTACTTACAAAGATACCGTCTTTCTAGCCTAATTATTGATAAAGGTAAGGCTCGTTCTTTCTGGATGCAGGAATTACATAACTATCTAGGATTGCCTCCAGACACTCCCGGTCGTGTGTTGCTACAACAAGGGAAAAAACATTATGAATCATTGGCTGGAGATTTTTTAACTGCTTACGTTGAAGAGGTTGTGGACGAAGGTGATACTTTTGCTGTGCGAGTGAAAGTTGGTCGTCAAAATAGTACTTACTTTGTGTTGCATTCTAAGTATTTGATTGCGGCTAGTGGCATTATTGACCATCTACCATCTTTAGAAAATATGCAGAATGTTTTTGAATACGCTGGCTATAATTTGCACGTTTGTATGGTTTGTGACGGTTATGAAATGATAGATAAACAGTGCGGCTTTTTTGCAGGTAGTGAAGCTAGTATTGAGGAAATGGTGTTTAATCTGAGTTGGTTTACACCTTACATTACTATCTTTACTCATGGATTGTTTACTGTAAGTACAGAATTGCGTTCTAAATTACAGCAGTATGGTTATCGCTTAGTGGAAACACCAATTAAGCGGTTTTTAGGTCAGAATCATCATATGTCAGGTGTGGAATTGGTAGATGGTACGGTAGTTGAGTTAGAAACTGGTTTAATCTCAATGGGTTCTCGCTATCACAATACCTATTTGCAAAGAATCGACTTAGAGTTAAAAGGGGGTAATCTCGTCACAGATAAGATGTGTCGCACCTCCCACCCACGTATTTTTGCCATTGGTGATCTGAAAGTTGGTTTAAATCAAGTCGTGATTGCTGCTGGCGATGGTGCTTTAGCTGCTACACAGATTTGGCGTGATATCCGTCGTTCCTTTGGTGTACGTTGCTGGCAAGAGAATCTGATATCAAATATTTAG
- a CDS encoding DUF6825 family protein yields the protein MSNPLVQAFFVGRAVAEVINERLEVAFTDALSEIGKFDAEAREQLRQFTDEVIERANRASAAADAGQTTTGSGRQTGAADSVDLQATIDELRAEIALLRNELQRYRSSSV from the coding sequence ATGAGTAACCCCCTTGTACAGGCCTTTTTTGTCGGTAGAGCTGTAGCCGAAGTCATTAATGAACGTCTAGAAGTCGCTTTTACTGATGCTTTGAGTGAAATCGGTAAATTTGATGCGGAAGCTAGAGAACAGCTACGCCAATTCACTGACGAAGTGATAGAACGAGCAAACCGAGCCTCGGCGGCGGCTGATGCAGGTCAAACAACTACAGGTAGTGGACGACAAACTGGGGCGGCTGACTCAGTTGACTTACAAGCCACCATTGATGAGTTACGGGCAGAAATTGCCCTGTTGCGTAACGAATTACAACGTTATCGCAGTAGTTCTGTATAG
- a CDS encoding NAD(P)/FAD-dependent oxidoreductase, which yields MAHIVIVGAGLGGLPTAYELRHILPKQHQVTVISETPDFTFIPSLPWVAMGLTSLESIQVSLQPRLKQKGINWILGRVDYLNPQDQKISFGEQSITYDYLIIATGAELALDAVAGLGPDGYTQSVCNPHHAIKAFQAWQNFLLAPGPLVVGALPKTSCLGPAYEFTLLADYVLRKKGLREQVSITFVTPEPYAGHLGIGGMANSAELVTKFMAERGVEVIENAAVTAIEPNQIHLGNGRVLPFAYSMLLPPFRGPRFVRQVPGLSNQDGFIPVLPTYRHPEYASIYAVGVVVEIKPPEVTHIPLGVPKTGQMTEAMGMAVAHNIAIELGVFSAPPVTPTLDAICFADFGNSGILFLANPVLPDVATGKRRRAVALSGTWVTWAKALFERYFLAKMRFGTAVPWFEKLALKLLGLSLVAPLAVKRIIKEE from the coding sequence ATGGCTCACATTGTTATCGTCGGTGCAGGGTTGGGTGGTTTACCCACCGCTTATGAATTACGGCATATCCTCCCCAAACAGCATCAAGTTACCGTCATTTCAGAAACCCCTGACTTTACATTTATTCCTTCATTGCCTTGGGTAGCAATGGGTTTAACTTCCCTAGAGTCCATTCAGGTGAGTCTGCAACCACGGCTAAAGCAAAAGGGTATTAATTGGATACTAGGGCGAGTAGATTACTTGAATCCTCAAGACCAAAAAATATCGTTTGGAGAGCAAAGTATTACTTATGATTACTTAATTATCGCCACAGGTGCGGAACTGGCATTAGATGCAGTAGCTGGTTTAGGCCCCGATGGATATACTCAATCAGTATGCAATCCGCATCATGCAATCAAGGCGTTTCAGGCTTGGCAAAACTTTCTCTTAGCACCAGGGCCATTAGTAGTAGGGGCATTACCAAAAACGAGTTGTTTAGGCCCTGCCTACGAGTTTACGCTATTAGCCGACTACGTACTGAGGAAAAAGGGATTAAGAGAGCAAGTATCGATTACTTTTGTAACTCCAGAACCTTATGCGGGACATTTGGGTATCGGTGGGATGGCTAATTCTGCCGAGTTAGTGACAAAATTCATGGCAGAACGAGGGGTAGAAGTTATTGAAAACGCAGCAGTTACAGCAATTGAGCCAAATCAGATTCATCTGGGGAATGGCAGAGTATTGCCATTTGCTTACTCAATGTTACTACCACCCTTCCGAGGGCCGCGCTTTGTCCGGCAAGTACCGGGATTAAGTAATCAGGATGGTTTTATTCCAGTATTGCCTACATACAGACATCCTGAATATGCCTCAATTTATGCGGTGGGAGTTGTAGTAGAGATTAAACCACCAGAGGTAACACATATCCCCTTGGGAGTACCCAAAACTGGACAAATGACAGAAGCAATGGGCATGGCAGTAGCCCATAATATCGCCATTGAATTGGGAGTATTTTCTGCCCCGCCTGTGACTCCAACACTTGATGCGATTTGCTTCGCTGATTTTGGTAATTCGGGAATTTTATTTCTCGCTAACCCTGTATTACCTGATGTAGCCACAGGAAAACGTCGGCGGGCTGTAGCGTTGAGCGGTACTTGGGTAACTTGGGCTAAAGCCTTATTTGAAAGGTATTTTCTAGCTAAAATGCGCTTTGGGACTGCTGTACCTTGGTTTGAAAAACTGGCGTTGAAATTATTGGGACTGTCTTTAGTTGCGCCTCTGGCAGTAAAGAGAATTATTAAAGAAGAGTAG
- a CDS encoding Stp1/IreP family PP2C-type Ser/Thr phosphatase encodes MKLNFTGHTDPGLIRSNNQDDYYIDPEGRFFIVADGMGGHAGGEEASRIATREIKAYLTSNWDVSKPSPELLEQALWQANEAILQDQQNHPERADMGTTAVVVIFRNEEQWCAHVGDSRLYRLRETQLEQVTEDHTWVARAIKIGDITAEEARVHPFRHVLSRCLGREDLHQVDVQPLDTKIGDRLLLCSDGLTEELPDQKIAHNLQINSLLDQSALSLVEDAKDQGGHDNITVVIIALE; translated from the coding sequence ATGAAACTCAACTTCACGGGTCACACTGATCCGGGGCTTATTCGTTCTAATAATCAGGATGATTACTATATCGACCCTGAGGGGCGATTTTTCATCGTCGCTGATGGTATGGGTGGTCATGCAGGAGGTGAAGAAGCAAGTCGCATCGCCACAAGGGAAATCAAGGCGTATTTGACCTCTAATTGGGATGTTTCTAAACCCTCGCCCGAATTACTAGAACAAGCTTTATGGCAGGCAAACGAAGCCATTCTACAGGATCAGCAGAATCATCCTGAACGGGCTGATATGGGTACAACAGCCGTAGTCGTGATTTTCCGTAATGAAGAGCAGTGGTGCGCTCATGTTGGTGACTCTCGTCTGTATCGTTTGCGAGAAACACAACTAGAACAGGTTACGGAAGATCACACCTGGGTAGCTAGAGCAATTAAAATTGGCGACATTACCGCCGAAGAAGCACGAGTTCATCCATTTCGCCACGTTTTATCCAGGTGTTTAGGTAGAGAAGACCTACACCAAGTAGATGTGCAACCACTGGATACGAAGATAGGCGATCGCCTATTGTTATGTAGTGATGGTCTAACAGAAGAACTTCCCGATCAGAAAATCGCTCATAACTTACAAATTAACTCTTTGTTGGATCAATCTGCTCTTTCCTTAGTGGAAGACGCGAAAGACCAAGGCGGACATGATAACATCACCGTCGTTATCATCGCTTTAGAATAA